A region from the Rufibacter sp. DG15C genome encodes:
- a CDS encoding DUF4270 family protein has protein sequence MNWRINKVTAALFLSSLFFFSCEDPTGVGLELQEPGSQIGTKFSDTTAVLASTVLLKDSIFTLGATSALVGQINDGTFGKVTARTFGELTLVGGNDTISKGSTLDSLVLSLDYSYAYGDAVYPKENANMRSLVTWNIYPLTQGFSDKTTYFTTSELAYNTNSLLATSTFRPMPTDTIAGGVPVLAKFRLDEQSTGRALALSILDKAETVTLTKQDEFLNFFKGIAIVPSGDTKSMLGILPPSPRSNLTLHFKDKNGKAKKYVFRFSSRYFNQISADREGSYLAGFTSYGQMKPSGQTGNSTFLQSGTGLVTKLTFPNLENFRKTVTNETQELVVNKAELVIPILASALADTTIYPLPSTITVVEATSNNLIGRTQGFPNVLVAEGVSNPATLTYDKALKAYVVNVTSYIQNVLYNKRKNNGIILLPSNVSTTVSTPAFNGQQINRAILEANPYSPSESNTNRRPRLRIYYSTVQ, from the coding sequence ATGAACTGGCGAATTAATAAAGTTACCGCGGCACTCTTCCTATCTTCTCTGTTTTTCTTCTCTTGTGAAGACCCTACTGGCGTAGGCTTAGAGCTACAGGAGCCCGGCAGCCAGATTGGAACCAAGTTTTCAGATACAACTGCGGTTTTGGCTTCTACGGTTCTTTTAAAGGACTCTATCTTTACTTTAGGCGCTACCAGTGCATTGGTAGGTCAGATAAATGATGGGACTTTTGGCAAAGTAACCGCCAGAACGTTTGGTGAGCTTACGCTGGTAGGTGGCAATGACACCATCTCTAAAGGTTCTACTTTGGATTCACTGGTATTATCCTTGGATTACTCGTATGCCTACGGAGACGCGGTTTATCCAAAAGAGAATGCTAATATGCGGTCTCTCGTTACTTGGAATATATACCCTCTGACACAAGGGTTTAGTGACAAAACCACATACTTCACAACCTCAGAACTAGCCTATAACACTAACAGCCTTTTAGCTACTTCTACTTTTAGACCCATGCCTACTGACACTATTGCTGGTGGTGTCCCAGTTTTGGCCAAATTTAGATTAGATGAGCAGTCAACGGGACGGGCATTGGCATTAAGTATATTGGACAAGGCAGAAACAGTTACCTTAACTAAGCAAGATGAATTCTTAAACTTTTTTAAGGGAATTGCTATTGTGCCGTCTGGTGATACAAAAAGCATGTTGGGTATTCTTCCCCCTTCTCCAAGAAGCAACTTAACTTTGCATTTCAAGGACAAAAACGGGAAAGCTAAAAAGTACGTTTTCCGTTTCTCTAGTAGGTACTTCAACCAAATTTCTGCAGACAGAGAAGGCTCTTACTTAGCTGGATTTACAAGCTATGGACAAATGAAACCTTCTGGACAAACAGGAAACTCAACGTTTTTACAATCTGGTACTGGTTTAGTAACAAAGTTGACCTTCCCTAATTTGGAGAATTTTAGGAAGACAGTAACTAATGAAACGCAAGAATTGGTAGTTAACAAAGCAGAATTGGTAATTCCAATCTTAGCTTCTGCCTTAGCTGACACGACTATCTATCCGCTACCTTCTACTATTACAGTAGTAGAAGCTACCTCTAATAATCTAATTGGCAGAACTCAGGGTTTTCCTAATGTTCTAGTAGCAGAAGGCGTATCCAATCCAGCAACGTTGACGTATGACAAGGCTCTCAAGGCCTACGTGGTAAATGTGACTTCATACATACAAAACGTGTTGTACAATAAAAGAAAGAACAATGGCATTATTCTATTGCCATCTAACGTGAGCACCACAGTCTCTACGCCTGCCTTTAATGGGCAGCAAATAAATAGAGCAATCCTAGAAGCCAATCCGTATTCCCCTTCGGAGTCTAACACTAATAGAAGACCACGCCTCCGGATTTATTATTCAACTGTTCAATAA
- a CDS encoding glycogen/starch synthase, whose translation MSKLRILYAATEIDPFLQTTKVAEFLRMLPQAMQERGMEVRIFVPRFGLINERKNRLHEVVRLSGINIAVGEEEKPLIIKVASIPNAKLQVYFIDNEDYFHRKSVLVDKDNKFHADNDERAIFFCKGVLETVKKLGWAPDIVHCNDWMTSLMPLYLKTTYKNDPIFKASKSVFSVYNNEFAHKFEGDLLEKAKMLDIEDDMLQHLKTADFGAFIKMGMQYADMVLKSNEDFSDNLNAMFTEYNNTKHIGMIASDDNVMDSYFNLYNELAN comes from the coding sequence ATGTCCAAATTGAGAATATTATACGCGGCCACCGAGATTGACCCTTTTCTGCAGACCACAAAAGTAGCGGAATTTTTGAGGATGTTGCCACAGGCCATGCAGGAGCGTGGGATGGAAGTTCGTATTTTCGTTCCTCGTTTTGGCTTGATCAATGAGCGTAAAAACCGTTTGCATGAGGTGGTTCGCCTTTCGGGCATCAACATTGCAGTAGGTGAAGAAGAGAAACCCCTGATTATCAAGGTGGCTTCCATTCCAAATGCCAAGCTGCAGGTTTATTTTATTGACAACGAAGACTATTTCCACCGCAAGTCCGTTTTGGTGGACAAGGATAACAAATTTCATGCAGACAATGATGAGCGTGCCATCTTCTTCTGCAAAGGCGTTTTGGAAACCGTGAAAAAACTAGGCTGGGCCCCAGACATTGTGCATTGCAACGACTGGATGACTAGCTTAATGCCTCTTTATTTGAAGACCACTTACAAAAACGATCCTATCTTTAAGGCGTCTAAGTCTGTGTTCAGTGTCTACAACAATGAGTTTGCCCACAAGTTTGAAGGCGATTTGTTGGAGAAGGCCAAAATGCTGGACATTGAAGATGACATGCTGCAACACCTGAAGACCGCAGATTTTGGCGCGTTCATCAAGATGGGCATGCAGTACGCTGATATGGTACTTAAGTCAAATGAGGATTTCAGCGACAACTTAAACGCAATGTTCACGGAGTACAACAATACCAAGCACATTGGGATGATTGCCTCTGATGACAACGTAATGGATTCTTACTTCAACTTATATAATGAACTGGCGAATTAA
- the panC gene encoding pantoate--beta-alanine ligase has product MLQLSALSDIRQQCEQVRCQGLRIGFVPTMGALHEGHLSLLKAAKEQNDVVVCSVFVNPTQFNNAEDYKLYPRLLVEDAEMLAQVGCDVLFAPSAAEMYLKPAKLTFDFGSLENVMEGAHRPGHFNGVATVVSKLFHLVRPHQAFFGQKDLQQFAIVQQMVQDLSFDLELVCYPIIREEDGLAMSSRNRRLTPEQRQIAPKLHEALQLLETQLAKTSIEEAKQAAVQFLSNYPQLRLEYLEVIDANTLQPIEQLQEAEKAAICLAAFLGEVRLIDNVLVAKK; this is encoded by the coding sequence ATGTTGCAGCTTTCCGCGCTCTCAGATATCCGTCAGCAATGTGAACAAGTACGTTGTCAGGGCCTTAGAATAGGTTTTGTGCCTACCATGGGCGCCTTGCATGAAGGTCATCTCTCTCTCCTGAAAGCGGCCAAAGAACAGAACGACGTGGTAGTCTGCAGCGTCTTCGTTAACCCCACCCAATTCAACAACGCAGAGGACTACAAGCTGTATCCAAGGCTTTTGGTAGAAGACGCAGAGATGCTGGCCCAGGTAGGGTGTGATGTGCTGTTTGCCCCCTCGGCGGCCGAGATGTACCTAAAGCCTGCCAAGCTCACTTTCGATTTTGGAAGTCTGGAGAACGTGATGGAAGGCGCACACAGGCCCGGTCACTTCAACGGGGTGGCTACCGTAGTCAGTAAGCTGTTTCACTTAGTGCGTCCGCACCAAGCGTTTTTTGGCCAGAAGGACCTACAACAGTTTGCCATAGTACAGCAGATGGTGCAGGATCTGAGCTTTGACTTAGAGCTGGTGTGCTATCCCATCATTAGAGAAGAGGACGGACTAGCTATGTCCTCCAGAAACAGAAGGCTTACTCCTGAGCAACGACAAATAGCTCCCAAGTTGCATGAAGCCTTGCAACTGCTAGAAACCCAGTTGGCAAAGACCTCCATTGAAGAAGCCAAGCAAGCTGCCGTACAATTCTTATCCAACTACCCACAGCTTAGGTTAGAGTATTTGGAAGTGATTGATGCCAATACGTTGCAACCAATTGAACAACTGCAGGAGGCTGAGAAAGCGGCGATCTGCCTGGCGGCTTTTTTAGGCGAAGTGAGGCTGATTGACAACGTGTTGGTTGCTAAGAAATAA
- the panD gene encoding aspartate 1-decarboxylase, producing the protein MQIEVLKSKIHRAKVTQAELHYVGSITIDEDLLDAANMVPHEKVTIVNVNNGERFETYIIKGERGSGMICLNGPAARKVQVGDVIIIISYALIPFQDARAHEPTVIFPDQHNRLV; encoded by the coding sequence ATGCAGATTGAAGTATTAAAATCCAAGATTCACCGGGCTAAGGTAACACAGGCGGAATTACATTATGTGGGGAGCATTACCATAGATGAGGATCTATTGGATGCCGCCAACATGGTGCCGCATGAGAAGGTGACAATTGTTAACGTGAACAACGGTGAGCGGTTTGAGACCTATATCATCAAAGGCGAGCGCGGCAGCGGCATGATTTGCCTCAACGGCCCCGCGGCGCGTAAAGTACAGGTAGGCGATGTGATCATCATTATCTCCTATGCCTTGATTCCTTTCCAAGATGCTCGTGCCCACGAGCCCACCGTGATTTTCCCGGATCAGCACAACAGGTTAGTGTAA
- a CDS encoding lysylphosphatidylglycerol synthase transmembrane domain-containing protein: MKKTANIVKYLLLLAVSIFLMAYALRSINFAAVKTELSQANFFWIGVTLLLSVAGYVSRAIRWRMQYTPVGYQPSFWQVYHAQMVGYLANIVLPRAGEVIRCTILRRTASVPVNVSLGTVITERILDLVILVSCIGATFLLEFDRLNEFFLQIFSDKYQGLQQNLETLYLLIGVVLLGTFFVVWYIYKNISRLQHNRHFQKVSQFVKGLWQGIFSIRKMDQKGQFLLHTAFVWLSYFLTSYLAFFVLPGTSHLSWQAGMTIFVMGGIGMSAPVQGGIGVYHILVRTALLLYAVPLDKGMAYALIVHATGAILVVVLGVISLVASLGAKKKEAVLVSQPA; the protein is encoded by the coding sequence ATGAAGAAAACCGCCAATATTGTCAAGTATCTGCTGCTTTTGGCGGTGTCTATTTTCTTGATGGCATATGCCCTCAGAAGCATCAACTTTGCGGCGGTGAAAACGGAGCTCAGCCAGGCCAACTTCTTCTGGATTGGCGTGACCTTGCTTTTGTCTGTGGCGGGGTATGTGAGCAGGGCCATACGATGGCGCATGCAGTACACCCCGGTGGGCTATCAGCCTTCGTTCTGGCAGGTATACCATGCGCAGATGGTGGGTTACCTAGCCAATATAGTGTTGCCAAGAGCCGGCGAAGTGATTAGATGCACCATCCTGCGCCGTACGGCCAGCGTGCCGGTCAATGTGTCTCTAGGAACGGTCATCACAGAACGTATTCTGGATCTAGTGATTCTGGTTTCCTGCATTGGCGCTACATTTCTCTTAGAGTTTGACCGTTTGAATGAGTTCTTTCTGCAGATTTTCTCAGATAAATACCAAGGCCTTCAGCAGAATTTAGAGACGTTGTATCTCTTGATAGGCGTGGTCCTTTTGGGGACGTTTTTTGTAGTGTGGTACATCTACAAGAACATAAGCAGGCTGCAGCACAACCGGCACTTCCAGAAGGTGAGCCAGTTTGTAAAAGGGCTTTGGCAGGGTATTTTCAGTATTAGAAAGATGGACCAGAAAGGCCAGTTTCTACTGCATACGGCATTTGTCTGGCTCTCGTACTTCCTTACCAGCTACTTGGCTTTTTTTGTGCTGCCGGGCACTTCGCATTTGTCATGGCAAGCCGGGATGACCATTTTTGTGATGGGCGGGATTGGCATGTCGGCGCCGGTGCAAGGTGGTATTGGCGTATACCATATCTTGGTGAGAACGGCCTTGTTGCTATACGCGGTGCCGCTGGACAAAGGCATGGCCTATGCCTTGATTGTGCATGCCACCGGAGCCATCCTAGTGGTAGTCTTAGGCGTGATTAGTTTGGTGGCCAGCCTGGGTGCTAAAAAAAAAGAAGCGGTGCTGGTTAGTCAGCCTGCGTAA
- the rfaE2 gene encoding D-glycero-beta-D-manno-heptose 1-phosphate adenylyltransferase has translation MLPSQAKICTLPELLGKVQEWRSQNQKIVFTNGCFDIVHVGHVDYLERARLLGDKLILGLNTDQSVSRLKGPSRPLQDEMSRQRVMASFWFVDAIVLFDEETPYELIKAVQPDVLVKGDDYTIDTIVGHDLVLERGGEVKTIPLVKGYSTSQVVARILGA, from the coding sequence ATGCTTCCGTCTCAGGCTAAAATTTGCACGCTCCCAGAACTGTTAGGTAAAGTCCAGGAATGGCGTTCCCAAAACCAGAAGATCGTGTTCACCAACGGGTGCTTTGACATTGTGCACGTGGGGCATGTGGATTATCTGGAGCGGGCTAGGCTTTTGGGCGATAAGCTAATTTTAGGCTTGAATACTGACCAGTCTGTCAGTAGGTTAAAGGGGCCAAGTCGCCCGCTGCAGGACGAAATGTCACGCCAGCGGGTCATGGCATCATTTTGGTTTGTAGACGCTATAGTGCTATTTGACGAGGAGACGCCCTATGAGTTGATCAAAGCCGTGCAGCCAGACGTGTTGGTGAAAGGCGATGATTATACCATAGATACCATTGTGGGCCATGACCTCGTATTAGAGAGGGGGGGAGAGGTGAAAACCATTCCGCTGGTAAAGGGGTATTCAACCTCACAGGTGGTTGCCAGGATCCTCGGCGCGTAG
- a CDS encoding zinc metallopeptidase produces MGGIYLIVIVTMLASAAVSWMLKSKFEKYSKIGLQSGLSGREVAEMMLADNGITGVRVISTPGKLTDHYNPADKTVNLSEYVYEGRSAAAAAVAAHECGHAVQHAKAYAFLKFRSALVPALSVASRYMQWILLIGVILVQSTPIPLAIGVALFALTTLFSFITLPVEFDASKRALAWMDTKGIVNAQEHGMAKDALKWAAMTYVVAAIGSLATLLYYASMLFGRRD; encoded by the coding sequence ATGGGAGGCATTTATTTAATAGTGATTGTGACCATGCTGGCCTCTGCGGCGGTCAGCTGGATGCTAAAGAGCAAGTTTGAGAAATACTCAAAGATAGGCTTGCAGTCAGGATTGAGCGGCCGCGAGGTAGCAGAAATGATGCTGGCCGACAACGGCATTACCGGCGTACGCGTGATTTCCACCCCGGGTAAGCTAACGGACCATTACAACCCGGCGGACAAAACCGTGAACCTGAGCGAGTATGTGTATGAGGGAAGAAGCGCCGCCGCTGCCGCCGTGGCTGCCCATGAATGCGGGCACGCCGTGCAGCATGCCAAAGCGTATGCATTCCTTAAGTTTCGGTCAGCGTTGGTGCCTGCTTTGAGTGTGGCCAGCCGGTACATGCAATGGATTCTCTTAATAGGAGTGATCTTGGTTCAGTCCACGCCTATTCCGCTGGCTATAGGGGTGGCGCTTTTTGCCTTGACGACGCTGTTCAGTTTCATCACCCTGCCAGTGGAGTTTGATGCCAGTAAACGCGCTTTGGCTTGGATGGACACCAAAGGTATTGTTAACGCGCAAGAACATGGCATGGCCAAAGACGCTCTTAAGTGGGCTGCCATGACGTACGTGGTGGCTGCCATTGGTTCACTAGCCACGTTGTTGTACTATGCTTCTATGCTGTTTGGCAGAAGAGACTAA
- a CDS encoding acyl-CoA dehydrogenase encodes MEFQFTEEQLAVQAAARDFAQTELLPGVIERDELQKFPTEQMKKLGELGFLGMMVDPKYGGGGMDTVSYVLAMEEISKIDASASVVMSVNNSLVCWGLEKYGNEEQKQKYLTRLATGEIIGAFCLSEPEAGSDATMQRTTAVDMGDHYLLNGTKNWITNGSTASVYLVIAQTNPELRHKGINAFIVEKGMPGFEIGPKENKLGIRGSDTHSLMFTDVKVPKENRIGEDGFGFKFAMSTLNGGRIGIASQALGIASGAYELALKYSKERKAFGVPISQHQGIQFKLADMATNIDAARLLCLQAAADKDAHRDYSKTGAMAKLFASKVAMDTTVEAVQVHGGYGFVKEYHVERLMRDAKITQIYEGTSEIQKIVISREILK; translated from the coding sequence ATGGAATTCCAATTTACCGAAGAGCAGTTAGCGGTGCAGGCGGCTGCGCGTGACTTTGCACAGACAGAATTATTGCCGGGCGTCATTGAGCGCGATGAGCTACAGAAGTTCCCAACGGAGCAGATGAAGAAGCTGGGAGAGCTGGGCTTTCTGGGCATGATGGTAGACCCTAAGTACGGCGGCGGCGGAATGGACACCGTTTCTTACGTGCTGGCCATGGAAGAAATCTCTAAAATTGACGCCTCTGCCTCTGTGGTGATGTCTGTAAACAACTCTCTGGTTTGCTGGGGATTGGAAAAATACGGCAACGAAGAGCAAAAGCAGAAATACCTGACGCGTCTGGCCACCGGCGAAATCATTGGCGCCTTCTGTCTTTCTGAGCCAGAAGCCGGTTCTGACGCCACCATGCAGCGCACCACGGCTGTAGACATGGGCGACCATTACCTGTTGAACGGTACCAAAAACTGGATCACCAACGGTAGTACTGCCTCTGTATATTTAGTGATTGCGCAGACCAACCCAGAGCTTCGTCACAAGGGCATCAACGCCTTTATTGTGGAGAAGGGCATGCCTGGTTTTGAGATTGGGCCTAAAGAGAACAAACTGGGCATTAGAGGTTCAGACACGCACTCCTTGATGTTCACAGACGTGAAGGTGCCTAAGGAGAACCGCATTGGTGAGGACGGCTTCGGGTTTAAGTTTGCCATGTCTACCTTGAACGGTGGTCGAATTGGTATTGCTTCTCAGGCTTTGGGTATTGCCTCGGGCGCCTATGAGCTGGCGCTTAAGTATTCAAAAGAGCGCAAAGCGTTTGGCGTTCCAATTTCTCAGCACCAGGGCATCCAGTTCAAGCTGGCAGACATGGCCACCAACATTGACGCAGCACGCCTTCTGTGCCTGCAGGCGGCCGCCGATAAGGACGCACATCGGGATTATTCAAAAACAGGGGCAATGGCCAAGCTGTTCGCCTCTAAAGTGGCTATGGACACTACCGTTGAAGCAGTGCAAGTACACGGCGGTTACGGTTTTGTGAAAGAATACCATGTTGAGCGGTTAATGCGTGATGCCAAAATCACCCAAATTTATGAGGGTACTTCTGAGATTCAGAAGATTGTGATATCCCGTGAAATATTAAAATAA
- a CDS encoding AraC family transcriptional regulator, with protein sequence MEDYNKIIESLKVRYIKAKNLVLQQPLTVRNYYDVGNNLILVHNGIIAFGDDKQMVEEGQLLFIPGGRSTKIYYGDTESRVISNDDYITTKDKFFRSNTDLDLIGEADDSHSHVSFEAKVFDSVNFFTSLEVPAFVITSNKLATLIIKIVEESMQDLPGKERIISLYTEQMVVELIRYILKNKMFVEQLATNSTYFKDPRLIDLFNYIKENLGGDLSNKVLSNVANVSEDYVGQYFKMLTGINPQDYIEYQRMERAVFLLRTTKKSIREIGKDVGYKDTAYFCRRFKMMFGIPAGKMRRRESSMNV encoded by the coding sequence ATGGAAGATTACAATAAAATAATTGAGTCGCTGAAGGTTCGCTACATTAAGGCCAAAAACCTTGTGTTGCAGCAGCCGCTCACAGTGCGTAACTACTATGACGTTGGCAACAACCTCATCTTAGTGCACAATGGAATTATCGCTTTCGGGGATGACAAACAAATGGTAGAAGAGGGGCAGTTGCTCTTTATACCAGGTGGCCGAAGCACCAAGATCTACTACGGCGACACTGAGAGCCGCGTCATCTCAAATGATGACTACATCACCACCAAAGACAAATTCTTCAGAAGCAACACAGACTTAGACCTTATTGGCGAAGCCGATGACAGCCACAGCCACGTAAGCTTTGAGGCCAAGGTGTTTGATTCCGTGAACTTCTTTACCTCTCTGGAGGTACCGGCGTTTGTGATCACCAGCAACAAGCTGGCTACGCTTATCATTAAAATTGTAGAGGAAAGCATGCAGGACTTGCCGGGCAAGGAGCGCATCATCAGCCTTTACACTGAGCAGATGGTAGTGGAGCTGATCCGTTACATCTTAAAGAACAAGATGTTTGTGGAGCAGCTGGCTACGAACAGCACCTACTTTAAGGATCCGCGCCTCATTGACTTGTTCAACTACATCAAAGAGAACCTAGGCGGTGACTTGTCTAACAAAGTGTTGAGCAACGTGGCCAACGTTTCTGAGGACTACGTAGGGCAGTACTTTAAAATGCTGACCGGCATCAATCCACAAGATTATATTGAGTACCAGCGTATGGAGCGCGCCGTGTTCTTATTGCGCACTACCAAGAAGAGCATCAGAGAGATTGGCAAGGACGTGGGCTACAAAGACACCGCGTATTTCTGCCGTCGCTTTAAGATGATGTTCGGGATTCCGGCGGGCAAGATGCGCCGCAGAGAGTCTTCCATGAACGTGTAG
- the rnk gene encoding nucleoside diphosphate kinase regulator: MNPIFLTEKDYERLLSLAQTHRSITNAAVVEGLCKELRLATIIPAHEVPVDVVTMHSQVRLREKKSGVVMDLSLVYPKEADVATRKISVLAPVGSAILGRKVGEEIECPAPGGTLLYEIEEVMYQPEAAGDFHL; this comes from the coding sequence ATGAACCCTATTTTTTTAACCGAGAAGGATTACGAACGCCTGTTGTCTCTGGCGCAGACCCATCGTTCCATTACCAATGCCGCCGTGGTAGAAGGCTTGTGCAAAGAGCTACGCTTGGCCACCATCATTCCCGCGCATGAAGTACCCGTAGACGTGGTGACCATGCACTCACAAGTGCGCCTGCGCGAAAAGAAAAGCGGCGTGGTGATGGACCTATCCTTGGTGTACCCCAAAGAAGCAGATGTAGCTACCCGTAAGATTTCCGTCCTGGCGCCGGTAGGCTCTGCCATCTTGGGCCGCAAAGTGGGCGAAGAGATAGAATGCCCTGCTCCCGGCGGCACGCTGTTGTATGAGATTGAAGAAGTCATGTACCAACCAGAAGCCGCCGGCGATTTTCATTTGTAG
- a CDS encoding geranylgeranylglyceryl/heptaprenylglyceryl phosphate synthase, whose product MPIHPHRSSNLLSIPDATSPASRHKRLAVLLDPDHLTVARCQEILALSHKHGVDFFFMGGSLISNPDQTSFVSFIKQHSSIPVILFPSSGLYIDAKADGLLLLSLISGRNPDFLIGQHVAAAPLLKSSGLPLYSTGYMLIDSGRQTTASYMSGTTPIPHDKPSIAACTALAGEMLGLQNIYMDGGSGAMYPISPAMIQAVRQAVDVPVIVGGGVNTAEKAEAAWKAGADVLVVGNHIEKSPQFIAEVSEVKHRFNVALPQTQEA is encoded by the coding sequence ATGCCCATCCATCCACACCGCAGTTCTAACTTACTTTCCATACCAGATGCTACTTCGCCAGCCAGCCGCCACAAGCGGTTGGCTGTGCTGTTAGATCCAGACCACCTCACCGTAGCCCGCTGCCAGGAGATCCTGGCCTTGAGCCACAAACATGGGGTGGATTTCTTTTTCATGGGGGGCAGCCTGATTTCCAACCCAGACCAGACCTCGTTTGTCTCCTTTATCAAGCAGCACAGCTCCATTCCAGTCATCCTGTTCCCCAGCAGCGGCTTGTACATTGACGCCAAGGCAGATGGGCTTTTGCTGTTATCCTTGATTTCGGGGCGTAACCCAGATTTCTTGATTGGCCAGCACGTGGCGGCGGCACCTTTGCTCAAGTCCAGCGGCTTGCCTTTGTACTCTACCGGCTACATGCTCATAGACTCAGGCCGGCAGACTACGGCGTCTTACATGAGCGGTACTACCCCTATTCCGCATGACAAGCCTTCCATTGCCGCCTGCACCGCCTTGGCTGGTGAGATGCTAGGCTTGCAGAACATCTATATGGACGGCGGAAGCGGCGCCATGTACCCCATAAGCCCTGCCATGATTCAAGCGGTGCGCCAAGCAGTAGACGTGCCTGTGATTGTGGGAGGTGGCGTAAACACGGCAGAGAAAGCAGAAGCCGCCTGGAAAGCCGGCGCCGATGTTTTGGTTGTGGGCAACCACATAGAGAAAAGCCCCCAGTTCATTGCCGAGGTAAGCGAGGTAAAACACCGGTTCAACGTGGCCTTGCCGCAAACCCAAGAAGCTTAA
- a CDS encoding phage holin family protein, whose protein sequence is MEYFPAMFPYILTKTFTRKKQMAQDEKSKTDSIIGNMMGYIDTRIDLLKLDMQTKLKSAFVSTIHGVLLGLVGLMVLLFLNIFLALLLNDLLDSRFWGFGIITLFYLILLIVLFVGLDKKVFQGMADKAFRNTIYKADESEQTN, encoded by the coding sequence TTGGAATATTTTCCGGCCATGTTCCCGTATATCCTCACTAAAACCTTTACCAGAAAGAAACAAATGGCGCAAGACGAGAAAAGCAAGACGGACAGCATCATTGGCAACATGATGGGGTACATAGACACCCGCATAGACCTCCTCAAGCTAGACATGCAAACCAAACTGAAGAGCGCTTTTGTGAGCACCATTCACGGCGTGCTGCTGGGGCTGGTGGGCTTGATGGTTTTGCTGTTCCTCAACATCTTCTTGGCCCTGCTTTTGAATGATTTATTAGACAGCCGGTTCTGGGGTTTCGGGATCATTACACTTTTTTACCTTATTTTGCTGATTGTTCTCTTTGTTGGCTTAGATAAGAAAGTGTTTCAAGGCATGGCAGACAAGGCCTTTAGAAATACCATTTACAAAGCAGACGAATCTGAACAAACCAATTAA
- a CDS encoding tetratricopeptide repeat protein encodes MTKNYYHILGIAPNASGPEIKAAYKRLALKYHPDRNPLNDRAEEQFKLVNEAYQTLSDPRRKTSYDLKRQYEKNYGQTQAYSNPRYHYTRQPAGFQERHYRQRPKKHSHFSKKDRLITLGIIALVVVLLATIKLTWDSFAGQRAYQQGIQAEAQKHWAEAEVAFTTVLEYDADQADVRLKRARMRLQKLQDAQGAVADYSVLLDRGSNPNPQLWQERANAFLQLKKYPQALHDLDRSVKLGAENTSVYFDRGVARLHLEEDLPLAVKDLSLFLEKPSQDRKLADAWLYRGFAYFKLDKLNLAKKDVAKAIELDSLNARAHYLQAQVLKAQKNVSGAYQSFKKAADLGFSEAAMEADRLQ; translated from the coding sequence TTGACCAAAAATTATTACCATATCCTGGGCATTGCCCCCAACGCCAGCGGCCCCGAGATAAAGGCTGCCTATAAGCGTTTGGCCCTCAAGTACCACCCAGACCGCAACCCGCTCAATGACCGCGCCGAGGAGCAGTTCAAGCTGGTCAATGAAGCCTACCAAACCCTCTCTGACCCCCGCCGAAAAACCAGCTATGACCTAAAGCGGCAGTACGAGAAAAACTACGGCCAGACGCAGGCCTACAGCAACCCGCGCTACCACTACACCCGCCAGCCCGCCGGTTTTCAAGAGCGCCATTACCGCCAACGGCCCAAGAAGCACAGCCACTTCTCTAAAAAAGACAGGCTTATCACGTTGGGCATCATTGCCTTGGTGGTAGTATTATTAGCTACCATTAAGCTCACCTGGGACAGTTTTGCCGGCCAAAGAGCCTACCAGCAGGGCATCCAAGCCGAAGCCCAAAAACACTGGGCCGAAGCCGAAGTTGCCTTCACCACGGTGCTGGAGTATGACGCCGACCAGGCCGATGTGCGCCTGAAAAGAGCCAGAATGCGCCTGCAGAAACTACAGGATGCCCAAGGCGCCGTGGCAGATTATTCTGTGCTTTTAGACCGAGGCAGTAATCCTAATCCGCAACTCTGGCAGGAGCGCGCCAACGCCTTTCTGCAACTCAAAAAATACCCGCAGGCCTTGCATGATTTAGACAGAAGCGTAAAGCTGGGCGCAGAGAATACGTCAGTTTATTTTGACCGAGGCGTAGCCCGCTTGCACCTAGAAGAAGACCTGCCTTTAGCAGTCAAGGACTTGTCCCTGTTTTTAGAAAAACCTTCTCAGGATAGGAAGTTGGCAGACGCGTGGCTGTACCGGGGCTTTGCTTATTTTAAACTAGACAAGCTGAACCTGGCCAAAAAAGACGTAGCCAAGGCCATAGAGTTAGATTCTTTGAACGCCCGGGCGCACTACTTACAGGCGCAGGTGTTAAAGGCCCAGAAGAACGTTTCTGGCGCGTACCAGTCTTTTAAAAAAGCGGCAGACCTGGGGTTTTCAGAAGCGGCTATGGAAGCCGATAGGTTGCAGTGA